The Euphorbia lathyris chromosome 8, ddEupLath1.1, whole genome shotgun sequence genome has a window encoding:
- the LOC136202036 gene encoding uncharacterized protein: MECQSSSFSSLKWVALTSSSSSSSFNHSFLPLKPRTPVFSLCSNAAIVGTFSLKPKKFHPLILQRVKTRASIDEKDQNPSTPVVVQEQVEDQNNPEVEKSVKVLKNAAKTRKVAADEVCSALSVIEKAKVDPSGFLDTLGGSNSPGRTWMLIFTAEKQLKSGRYFPLTGIQRFDAAGKRIENGVYLGPIGSLTFEGRFTWKSRILAFVFERIRVNIGPLNPFEISLGDKSDSEPSTKDPFFIWFYIDDEIAVARGKSGGTAFWCRCRRVTP, encoded by the exons ATGGAGTGTCAATCctcttctttctcttctcttaAATGGGTGGCTCTCacttcatcatcatcttcatcatcctTCAACCACTCTTTTCTCCCGCTCAAACCCAGGACCCCTGTCTTCTCTCTTTGCTCTAATGCCGCCATTGTTGGTACCTTCTCTCTCAAACCCAAGAAATTTCATCCTCTTATACTCCAAAGGGTGAAAACCAGAGCTTCCATTGATGAGAAAGATCAAAATCCTTCCACTCCTGTTGTTGTCCAAGAACAAGTGGAAGATCAAAACAACCCA GAGGTAGAGAAGAGTGTGAAAGTGCTGAAGAATGCTGCAAAGACTAGAAAAGTTGCAGCAGATGAGGTTTGTTCAGCTCTTTCTGTGATTGAGAAGGCCAAAGTTGATCCCTCTGGGTTTCTTGATACTCTTGGTGGCTCAAATTCCCCTGGAAGAACATGGATGCTTATTTTCACTGCTGAG AAGCAATTGAAGAGTGGAAGATATTTTCCTCTTACTGGTATTCAGAGGTTTGATGCTGCT GGGAAGAGAATTGAAAATGGAGTATATCTTGGTCCAATTGGAAGCTTAACATTTGAAGGAAGATTTACCTGGAAATCAAGGATACTAGCTTTCGTTTTCGAACGTATTCGTGTAAATATCGGACCTCTGAATCCATTCGAAATCAGTCTTGGCGATAAGAGCGATAGCGAACCAAGCACCAAAGATCCTTTCTTTATCTGGTTTTATATTGATGATGAAATAGCAGTTGCCCGTGGCAAAAGTGGCGGAACTGCATTCTGGTGTCGATGTCGCCGTGTTACTCCTTGA